The Schistocerca nitens isolate TAMUIC-IGC-003100 chromosome 6, iqSchNite1.1, whole genome shotgun sequence DNA segment ctgcgagagggctgtacaagcaatgatcacatgcacggcacagcggacacaccaggaaccgtggtgttggccgtcgaatggcgctagctgcgcagcatttgtgcaccgccgccgtcagtgtcagccagtttgccgtggcatacggagctccatcgtagtctttaacactggtagcatgccgcgacagcgtggacgtgaaccgtatgtgcagttgacggactttgagcgagggcgtatagtgggcatgcgggaggccgggtggacgtaccgccgaattgctcaacacgtggggcgtgaggtctccacagtacatcgatgttgtcgccagtggtcggcggaaggtgcacgtgcccgtcgacctgggaccggaccgcagcgacgcacggatgcacgccaagaccgtaggatcctacgcagtgccgtaggggaccgcaccgccacttcccagcaaattagggacactgttgctcctggggtatcggcgaggaccattcggaaccgtctccatgaagctgggctacggtcccgcacaccattaggccttcttccgctcacgccccaacatcgtgcagcccgcctcctgtggtgtcgcgacaggcgtgaatggagggacgaatggagacgtgtcgtcttcaacgatgagagtcgcttctgccttggtgccaatgatggtcgtatgcgtgtttggcgccgtgcaggtgagcgccacaatcaggactgcatacgaccgaggcacacagggccaacacccggcatcatggtgtggggagcgatctcctacactggccgtacaccactggtgatcgtcgaggggacactgaatagtgcacggtacatccaaaccgtcatcgaacccatcgttctaccattcctagaccggcaagggaacttgctgttccaacaggacaatgcacgtccgcatgtatcccgtgccacccaacgtgctctagaaggtgtaaatcaactaccctggccagcaagatctccggatctgtcccccattgagcatgtttgggactggatgaagcgtcgtctcacgcggtctgcacgtcctgcacgaacgctggtccaactgaggcgccaggtggaaatggcatggcaagccgttccacaggactacatccagcatctctatgatcgtctccatgggagaatagcagcctgcattgctgcgaaaggtggatatacactgtactagtgccgacattgtgcatgctctgttgcctgtgtctatgtgcctgtggttctgtcagtgtgatcatgtgatgtatctgaccccaggaatgtgtcaataaagtttccccttcctgggacaatgaattcacggtgttcttatttcaatttccaggagtgtatattgcatagACGCAGGAGTAGTGACCTACGAAATTTTGTAAGAGATCTATTGGATGAACAAATTTGTCACTAAGGTGAAATTATGTTGCAGGAAGTCAGGATTACTGGTTATTAAGACTACTTTAGTAGCCTGCAATAGTGTGAGTTTAGAATAAAAACTGGCTGTGCTGTCTGATTGACATTACTGGTTTTGCTGATAAacaaaaagcaaatgaaaattgTCACTGGTAGTGACAATGAGTTAAAAATAAAGCATTCAAAGCACATTTTTTTACGGTGAGAGCCATGACAAAGTAGGTGACAGTATATATATTTGATATGATTTATCAACTTATAATTGTCTCAGAAATGAGACATTCTATATCAGATTgttccaataaataatttttttattacatcagtttctattttgatgaaatgtggtacAAATTACACACATGAGAAGCCTACTATTTGGTATGAGAGTAGAACAACATTGTGGCAACATCGTTGTTTCCATAATTTTCTGGGATAGCAAGGTTTGAGACAATAGAGATTAAAAGCCCGGGAGAATGATCTTCAAACGCAATCTTTAGTGAAGGAGTTACAGTTTAATTAGAAACCCGTGTTCATTAGCTTCTCAGCTGATTTTCACTCACCTAAGGGAAAGGAAAACGTTGCAGGTACGGCAGTTTGTAAGTTTTGTTGATTTTTACGCAGTTTGGTTATCAGGGCTGTATCTTGGACAGTTTGGCAATATAATCTTTAATTACTGCAATATGTTGCAGTGCAGTAGTTGCAACTatatttttctgttcttcaaaTTTTATCTTTATTACCATAAAAGCACAATAACTAATACCTCGGAATAGTTCATAGAAGACTAGTGTAATCTTTCGTTGTCCGCCACCCGAAAGTGCTACGAACAACATAGCAAAGACCAGTCGAGCGCATCCTATCGGCACCAAAATTTGCTGTTCCTAGACAGAAGATAAACCATCTTGTATGCACTATGTCTTTGCCTATCTAATCCGTTCTATAGTATCTATGAATACAGCTGTGGAGTTGTGGTGTGTGTGATATGTTATTGTTTGTAAACGCGGATTAAGGTTTCTTGCGTTAGCTGTGATAAATCTAGAAATGCTGACCCATATTGTAACAGGTTATCAGTTggcgtaacgtattgttgtgcattGCGATTAAATACAGTGTAATGAAATTTGTGCTAGGCGTAACTAATCCCAAATGTGGCCTGCTGAAGACCTCATGGGCTGAAATAACTGCGGCTTACTCAAGAAGGGTGTTAACGATGTCGAGAACTTCAATCTCCTACACATATGCAGGTATAAGAACGATATAAAAGATGTTGACTCTTATACATAGTGTGAGAATTACTAACGCAGACAAATGCCCCGAACACCAGATTAAAATTTAAAGGGCCCAGTTAAGAGTACTCTTTGCCTTTGATGCTCATATTACACGTTTTGTAAACCATAAATTGAATGATATTGTTATTTCTCACAAACGATTAATCCATTTCTTTCGACCAGCCTTTTCTGTTGTAGACCTCTCTCTTAAAACTTGGTATCCAAATCTTCCCCATTTGTGCTTCTGTACAGATAGACTCCAGTGCCATAATTGCCTTTTGTGCTTCTGTCCAGACAGACACACGTACCATCACTGGTCGTACGTGAATGGATGCCCTCGGAAAATAGAACCATGTACTTACGCCAATTTCCCTGTTTGGAATGGGAGACAATACACCACTGGCCCCGACAAGAACGCGAAAGAAACAGATGCCCCAGAGTTagctgaagaagaaaagaaactctCGATATTCCAGAAATTTAAAGTAATGTACAAGAAGTATTGGTATGTTTTAGTACCAGTGCATCTTGTAACGTCCATTGGCTGGTTTGGTGGATTTTACTATTTAgcaaaaaggtattttttcttggcTTACGCAATATTTCATAATAAATTATACAGCACATGGATGGTGCTACTTTGTTTACATACTGATTCTGTTGTTTACTTGTAAACATAAATTTAAGTTAAAAGTTTCACTTTCGTTTGCTTTTAATGTTTTTGCTATAGAAGGAAACAACTATTATATCATATTTTTAGGAGCTTATATGTGGTTTTTATTAACATATTCTTCTCGTGAAGTACTAGGAACTATCTACTAAATTCACATTATGTGTAATGCTGTCTGTTGAATTGGCTGGAGCTAATGTATATATTGAAACACCTGCTGCTAGTTTTTCAATCAAATGTTATGAACACTCTAAATTTGGGCTAGAGTGTCTTgttgaaatcttggttgtggtgacagattgatctgtacTAGCATAACTGATGTCTAGATTAGGTTAGTAGATGATAACTTGGCTGCGAGCTGGTGAAGCTAATAAATGTGACTGCCAGGTAAACATTGTGGTAACAGACTAATCTGTAATGTAGCTTAATGTTTACACTTGTGCCTTATTTAACTCGCTTTTCATCATAAAAATGAAAATTGTGAGATAGATGCAGAAAATCTATCTTAAGTAACATTTCAGTTTCACTTATCCTGTAAATCTTATTTAACCAATGAGAAGTGTTTTAAGTGGCGAGTCAGAAAGCCTTCAGTAGAGTTCACAGTTTGTTTTCTCCCCAATGTTTCTTGGAATATGTAGTGCCAGTCAAAGATTCTGCTTATGTTGGGACACAGGGGGAACAGTTTAAAGTGAAATTGCCACCAGCACAGTGACCATGTTTGTTCTACATTTCTACAACACAAAATCATCCAGTCAGCTTAAAAGAGAACGTGTCCTGTGAATGGAGTGGGATATGTTGCTTGGAAATAAGTGACGGACATGAGACCCAGCAGAAGTTCTCTTTTAGCCCATGGTCAGAAACCGTCAGTGCTTTGAAAGTGTAAGAGCCtacgtcattttggaaataatgtcTGAATTCCATTAACCATTACAAACCAGCTACTTAAATGTGAGTAAGGATGATTCGGGTAACAACAAGAAATTTCCTCATATGGTCGCATTTAGAAAGGGTATCTTGGTGAGTACACTACTGTTTACAACTCGTGACAGAGTACTTGTTAATTGCAGACAAGATTGCCAGTGTTCCAAATCATCTGCAGCACTGTTGAGGCAAGAAGGTGAAGCTGCGTTTCCAACTATGAGGAAACGTACAACCAACCAATTCTCACAGTAGGAGATGGGTTCCACTGCGTGAGACAAGAAACAATCCCATGGCCAAACCAGATGCATTGCTCCATGTTGCATCATGTGTGCTTGGGCATAAATATATGCTCCAGAGTTCTTTTAATAAAATCTGGCCTCGTGTATAGTATCCCACTGCTTGGAGGAGGCAATAATGATTCCTGTATTGAAAAATGCCATAATTCGACAAAATTAAATAGTTACTAGAGCAATGCTGTGAAGAAAAGATGCTTGAGTCAATGGTTGACTGCCATCTCATGTTGTTTTGGTATTGTTCCATCTTTCAGCATTTTCTTTAAAGCAGAACAAAACTGCTTGGATGACTTCCTCCTACAGCTTCGTAGCTGAAGATTGTGGTGCCACCCATTGGCTTTGACCTGTGATACCAAGATGGACATCCTTGTTTCAAACTTATACAATTTGATGTTCATGGTGTCACTCCATGATACCACAGACCAATAGATGGCTTCAAAACCTAGTTCTAGAAATTCCATTGTATACCTCAAACAAAATCCACGATACCACAAAACCACACACAACTCGACAATAGAGGTATCAAACACTTCACTTGATGTGGCCTATACAGCTAACACGAGGTCCACAGTACTACAAACCAAGACACTTCCATATAACTAATGTTGATAAAATAACCTCACCAATATAGGTGAAACAAACTCCATGATACATACCAGTCACAGTCCaacataattaccacaaactaaCAACACAATCCAAAAAAGCAGAAAACTTGCATTAAAGAAAAATTGCATTAACACAAATTACAATAAACAGGAAACACAAAGTTATGCACAAAAGCACACATACTACATAAAAAAAACCCAAGCATACAAACCAAATTTAGCCAACACAcaaatctgttgttgtggtcttcagtcctgagactggtttgatgcagctctccatgctaccctatcctgtgcaagcttcttcatctcccagtacttactgcaacccacatccttctgaatctgcttagtgtattcatcgcttggtctccctctacgatttttaccctccacgctgccctccaatgctaaatttgtgatcccttgatgtcccagaacatgtcctactaaccggtcccttctttttgtcaagttgtgccacatactcctcttctccccaattctattcaatacttcatcattagttatgtgatctacccatctaatcttcagcattctcctgtagcaccacatttcgaaagcttctattctcttcttgtccaaactatttatcgtccatgtttcacttccatacatggctacactccatacaaatactttcagaaacgacttcctgactcttaaatctatactcgatgttaacaaatttctcttcttcagaaacgcttttctcgccattgccagtctaccttttatatcttctctacttcgaccatcatcagttattttgctcccctaatagcaaaactcctttactacatcaataaacacttccgggctaagttgccgtggtcgatctgtaaaacttcttctccctaacgtttcgttctcaactacggagaacgtCTTCGGaggtagttgagaacgaaacg contains these protein-coding regions:
- the LOC126263667 gene encoding uncharacterized protein C18orf19 homolog A isoform X2, whose product is MKFVLGVTNPKCGLLKTSWAEITAAYSRRVLTMSRTSISYTYADRHTYHHWSYVNGCPRKIEPCTYANFPVWNGRQYTTGPDKNAKETDAPELAEEEKKLSIFQKFKVMYKKYWYVLVPVHLVTSIGWFGGFYYLAKSGVDVVSLLESWNFSEVIIKPLRDSSAGYVAVAYALYKIATPVRYTVTLGGTTVSINYLTKWGLIKPIPPKEKLKEMYEERKENLKERRDQLKEKGEAFMHFQQHNSRSLHLKEIYKAEK
- the LOC126263667 gene encoding uncharacterized protein C18orf19 homolog A isoform X1 — encoded protein: MKFVLGVTNPKCGLLKTSWAEITAAYSRRVLTMSRTSISYTYADRHTYHHWSYVNGCPRKIEPCTYANFPVWNGRQYTTGPDKNAKETDAPELAEEEKKLSIFQKFKVMYKKYWYVLVPVHLVTSIGWFGGFYYLAKSGVDVVSLLESWNFSEVIIKPLRDSSAGYVAVAYALYKIATPVRYTVTLGGTTVSINYLTKWGLIKPIPPKEKLKEMYEERKENLKERRDQLKEKGEAFMREFRDRSNFQQHNSRSLHLKEIYKAEK